The following proteins are co-located in the Enoplosus armatus isolate fEnoArm2 chromosome 8, fEnoArm2.hap1, whole genome shotgun sequence genome:
- the dtx3 gene encoding probable E3 ubiquitin-protein ligase DTX3 isoform X2, translating to MSVRAGQGSDEVLVSQAVWDYLAAAGRPWLIDFQHKQGMSAGIIRRGERGGCCAVRLQPVDGSRSAGAGVMDGPISSETRKAFIDLCRCARKEMSKQEGGPKRKRALLPCVGVLEPNGEGSLLQPPPPQPRRSQRQQQRFRKPADEEACAMLHEAAQRKDQDSSLASHNEAEDNKTCSICMGDIVEKTTLERCGHSFCRSCLDQAFKVKKACPVCRLVYGQLIGNQPANGTMIVERDPDLELPGHEGFGCICIIYSFPPGLQAPEHPNPGVRYPGTDRVAYLPDSPEGNRVLGLLCRAFEQRLIFTIGTSMTTGMQNVITWNDIHHKTSIWGGPRCFGYPDPTYLVRVTEELREKGITAD from the exons ATGAGTGTGCGTGCTGGCCAGGGCAGTGATGAGGTGCTGGTTTCACAGGCAGTGTGGGATTACCTGGCTGCAGCTGGGCGGCCCTGGCTCATTGACTTCCAGCACAAGCAGGGGATGAGCGCTGGTATCATTAGGCGCGGGGAAAGGGGGGGCTGCTGCGCCGTGAGGCTCCAGCCGGTGGACGGCTCCAGGAGCGCTGGAGCTGGGGTGATGGATGGACCCATCTCCAGCGAGACACGAAAAGCCTTCATTGACTTATGCCGCTGTGCCCGCAAAGAAATGAGCAAACAGGAGGGGGGACCCAAGAGGAAGAGGGCTCTGCTGCCCTGTGTGGGAGTCCTGGAGCCAAACGGAGAGGGGAGCCTGCTTCAGCCTCCACCTCCCCAGCCTCGGCGCTCCCAGAGACAACAGCAGAGGTTCAGGAAGCCTGCTGATGAGGAGGCCTGCGCCATGCTTCACGAGGCTGCCCAGAGGAAGGACCAGGACTCCAGCTTGGCTTCCCATAATGAGGCAGAGGACAACAAAACGTGTTCAATCTGCATGGGGGACATAGTGGAGAAGACTACTCTGGAGAGGTGTGGCCATTCGTTCTGTCGCTCCTGCCTGGATCAAGCCTTTAAGGTGAAGAAAGCGTGTCCTGTGTGTCGGCTAGTGTACGGCCAGCTGATTGGGAACCAGCCTGCCAACGGGACAATGATAGTAGAGCGAGACCCTGATCTGGAGCTTCCTGGCCATGAAGGCTTTGGGTGTATCTGCATCATCTACAGCTTCCCTCCTGGCCTACAGGCG CCAGAACATCCCAACCCAGGTGTTCGGTACCCAGGAACTGACCGTGTGGCCTACCTCCCTGACAGTCCTGAGGGGAACCGTGTGCTGGGCCTGCTGTGCCGGGCCTTCGAACAGCGCCTTATCTTCACCATCGGTACCTCCATGACTACAGGCATGCAAAATGTCATCACCTGGAATGACATTCACCACAAGACCTCAATATGGGGCGGGCCCCGCTG TTTTGGCTACCCAGACCCCACTTACCTGGTGCGAGTGACAGAGGAGCTCAGAGAGAAAGGCATCACGGCGGACTGA
- the dtx3 gene encoding probable E3 ubiquitin-protein ligase DTX3 isoform X1, translated as MGSQVSSDEMSVRAGQGSDEVLVSQAVWDYLAAAGRPWLIDFQHKQGMSAGIIRRGERGGCCAVRLQPVDGSRSAGAGVMDGPISSETRKAFIDLCRCARKEMSKQEGGPKRKRALLPCVGVLEPNGEGSLLQPPPPQPRRSQRQQQRFRKPADEEACAMLHEAAQRKDQDSSLASHNEAEDNKTCSICMGDIVEKTTLERCGHSFCRSCLDQAFKVKKACPVCRLVYGQLIGNQPANGTMIVERDPDLELPGHEGFGCICIIYSFPPGLQAPEHPNPGVRYPGTDRVAYLPDSPEGNRVLGLLCRAFEQRLIFTIGTSMTTGMQNVITWNDIHHKTSIWGGPRCFGYPDPTYLVRVTEELREKGITAD; from the exons ATGGGATCACAAG TTTCCTCTGATGAGATGAGTGTGCGTGCTGGCCAGGGCAGTGATGAGGTGCTGGTTTCACAGGCAGTGTGGGATTACCTGGCTGCAGCTGGGCGGCCCTGGCTCATTGACTTCCAGCACAAGCAGGGGATGAGCGCTGGTATCATTAGGCGCGGGGAAAGGGGGGGCTGCTGCGCCGTGAGGCTCCAGCCGGTGGACGGCTCCAGGAGCGCTGGAGCTGGGGTGATGGATGGACCCATCTCCAGCGAGACACGAAAAGCCTTCATTGACTTATGCCGCTGTGCCCGCAAAGAAATGAGCAAACAGGAGGGGGGACCCAAGAGGAAGAGGGCTCTGCTGCCCTGTGTGGGAGTCCTGGAGCCAAACGGAGAGGGGAGCCTGCTTCAGCCTCCACCTCCCCAGCCTCGGCGCTCCCAGAGACAACAGCAGAGGTTCAGGAAGCCTGCTGATGAGGAGGCCTGCGCCATGCTTCACGAGGCTGCCCAGAGGAAGGACCAGGACTCCAGCTTGGCTTCCCATAATGAGGCAGAGGACAACAAAACGTGTTCAATCTGCATGGGGGACATAGTGGAGAAGACTACTCTGGAGAGGTGTGGCCATTCGTTCTGTCGCTCCTGCCTGGATCAAGCCTTTAAGGTGAAGAAAGCGTGTCCTGTGTGTCGGCTAGTGTACGGCCAGCTGATTGGGAACCAGCCTGCCAACGGGACAATGATAGTAGAGCGAGACCCTGATCTGGAGCTTCCTGGCCATGAAGGCTTTGGGTGTATCTGCATCATCTACAGCTTCCCTCCTGGCCTACAGGCG CCAGAACATCCCAACCCAGGTGTTCGGTACCCAGGAACTGACCGTGTGGCCTACCTCCCTGACAGTCCTGAGGGGAACCGTGTGCTGGGCCTGCTGTGCCGGGCCTTCGAACAGCGCCTTATCTTCACCATCGGTACCTCCATGACTACAGGCATGCAAAATGTCATCACCTGGAATGACATTCACCACAAGACCTCAATATGGGGCGGGCCCCGCTG TTTTGGCTACCCAGACCCCACTTACCTGGTGCGAGTGACAGAGGAGCTCAGAGAGAAAGGCATCACGGCGGACTGA
- the LOC139288518 gene encoding probable E3 ubiquitin-protein ligase DTX3, translating into MANAPSGRSDVVRKSTDDCAVCLDKIRQKKTLKCSHSFCCECIDSVFKLKPACPICNTYHGEHTGTQPEGKMTVTRSWQQLPGFEHCGSITIQYSFPAGIQGPEHPNPGVRYRSTSRIAFLPACEEGEKVLKLLRKAFDRRLTFTIGRSVTTGLDNVITWNDIHHKTSIGGGPQCFGYPDPDYLFRVQEELRRNGVTEDE; encoded by the exons ATGGCAAACGCACCAAGCGGTCGCTCTGATGTTGTCCGTAAAAGCACGGACGACTGCGCCGTTTGCTTGGACAAAATTCGGCAGAAGAAAACGTTAAAGTGCTCCCACTCTTTTTGCTGTGAGTGTATCGACTCGGTCTTCAAGTTGAAGCCCGCTTGTCCGATATGCAACACCTACCACGGAGAGCACACGGGGACCCAGCCGGAGGGCAAGATGACGGTGACGCGAAGCTGGCAGCAGCTGCCGGGCTTCGAGCACTGTGGATCCATTACGATACAGTACAGTTTTCCAGCAGGGATACAAGGG CCTGAGCACCCAAACCCTGGGGTGAGGTACAGAAGCACCTCTCGTATTGCCTTCCTGCCAGCCTGCGAGGAGGGTGAGAAAGTCCTGAAGCTGCTGAGGAAAGCCTTCGACAGGAGACTCACCTTCACCATCGGACGATCTGTTACCACAGGCCTCGACAACGTCATCACCTGGAACGACATTCACCACAAGACCAGCATCGGAGGAGGTCCACAATG TTTTGGATATCCAGATCCAGATTATTTGTTCAGGGTTCAAGAGGAGCTTCGTCGTAATGGAGTGACAGAGGATGAATGA